In the genome of Segnochrobactrum spirostomi, the window GCGATGTAGATCGCCCGCTCTTCCGCGTCCGCATCGACGGGCAGCCGCGCCGTCGGTTCGAGGGCGACGTCCAGATAGAGGGTATCCCAGCCGCTGGTGACGGGCGAGGAGACCCCGTAGGCGGCCCCGACGACGACGCGCACGCTGTGAAGGCGGTCGGCGAGCACCGGAAGATCGGACGCCTCGTGGCTCGCGAAAAAGGGCGCGGCGTCCTCGTGATCCTTCGGCAGGGCGACCCACATCTGCAGGCCGGAGAGGCGCTGGCCGTGCGCGCGCGCCTCACCGCCCGTGCGCTCCGAATGGGCGATGCCGCGGCCGGCGCTCATCCAGTTCACCGCCCCCGGCTCGATCGTCTTCACCGATCCGAGGCTGTCGCGGTGGGAGATCGATCCTTCGAACAGGTAGGTGACGGTGGCGAGGCCGATATGTGGATGGGGGCGCACGTCGAGCCCTTCGCCCGGCGCAAAGTCCGCCGGCCCCATCTGATCGAGGAAGATGAAGGGGCCGACCATGCGCCGCCCGGGCGCGGGCAGGGCCCGGCGCACCGCGAAGCCGCCGAGGTCGCGCGACCGTCCGAGGATCACGGTCTCGACCGGGCTGCCCTCCCGCGGCGCGAAGGTGGGTTCGGCGATCGGCTCGTCGGCGAAGGGAACGCTCATGGGGATCCTTTCCGGAGTCCTGGCTGGTTCGCCGTGGCCGCGCTCGGGGGATTATTCGGCGTCGAGCGGCTCCCGGCCGGTCGGCGTGCCGTCGGCGCCGAGCTGGATCTTCTCGACGCGCATCTCGGCCCGGCGCAGCAGCGCTTCGCAGTGCTTCTTCAGCGCCTCGCCACGCTCGTAATCGGCGATCGATTGCTCGAGCGGCACGGCGCCGCGCTCCAGCTTGTCGACGATCGCCTCGAGTTCGGACAAGGCGGCCTCGAAGCTCAGGGCGCGGATATCGTCGGGAACGGAGGGGGCGGCGGCAGGCTGGGACACGGTCGAACTTTCTCCACTGGGACGCGGGCGGGATCGCCGGACAGGGCCGGCGTGCCGCCGCCCTCAGGCGGTCATCAGGGTCGCGACGTGGGTCGCGACCGAGCGGGCGAGGGCGGTCAGATCATAACCGCCTTCGAGCACCGAGACGACCCGCCCGGCGCACCGGCGTGCCGCGATCTCCATCAACCTTTCGGTAATCCACGCGAAATCGGCTTCCGTCAGGCGCATCTCGCCGAGCGGATCGCGGATGTGGGCGTCGAATCCGGCGGAGATGACGAGGAGATCGGGGTGAAAGGCGGCGACGCGCGGCAGCACCTCGCTCTCCATCGCCTCGCGGAACACCAGTCCGTCGTCGCCAGCGTGGAGCGGCACGTTGACGATGTTGCCGACCCCCTGCTCCGCAGCGGTGCCGGTGCCCGGAAAGAGCGGGCTCTGGTGGGTCGAGGCATAGAGCACGCTCGGATCGGACCAGAAGATGTCCTGGGTGCCGTTGCCGTGATGGACGTCGAAATCGACGATCGCGACGCGCTCGGCACCATGCACCGCCTGGGCGTGGCGTGCGGCGACGGCGGCGTTGTTGAAGAGGCAGAAGCCCATCGCGCGGCGGGCTTCGGCATGATGGCCGGGCGGGCGGAGGGCGCAGAAGGCGTTCTTCACCTTGCCGGTCATCACCTCGTCCACCGCGAGGGTGGCGGCGCCGCAGGCATAGAGCGCGGCGTCGAGGCTCTTCGGCCCCATCGCGGTGTCGCCGTCGAGGAAGATGAGGCCTTCCTCGGGCGACGCCTCGCGGAGCTGATCGACATAATCTTGCGGGTGAACGCGCAGGATCGCGGCGAGATCGACGGATCGCGCGGCCTCCCGCTCCAAGCCGTGGAACCGCTCCTCTTCGAGGGCGCGGTCGATGGCGCGGATGCGGTCGGGGCACTCAGGGTGACCCTCCGGGGTGGCATGCTGGAGAAAGATCGGGTGATGCACGAGCAGGGTGGACACGTCAGCCTCTTCTCCGCCGGACCGTGTCGCCGATGAGGCGGCTTACGGGGCGAAAAAGTCAATCCGCCGCCGTTGGCTGCGTCTCATTCCGGCAGGAGCGCGTTGGGCCGCGGGGCGGCGGCGCGGAAGAGCCGATCGCGGACAGCGTCGCCGAGGCCGCCGGCCGGGATCGGCGCGACCGCGATCGTCGCCGCACCGCTCTCGTCGAGGGCGCGGAGCATGGCGAACAGGTTCGCCGCCGCCTCGGCGAGGTCGCCGGTCGGGCTCAGATTGCGGATTTGTGCGGCGTGCTCGGCTCCGGGCGGCAGGCGCGGACCGAAGGCGAGCAGGGCCTCGCCCGGCCGCACGTCGTCCGCGTCGAGGCGGACCGCGGCGCGGGGGCATAATGGGAGGCGAGCTGGCCCGGCGCCGAGGGCCGGTCCGGGTCCGCGGCGGGGAGCGCCAGCGCCCGGCCGAGCACCGCCTCGATCGCCTCGCGCGGCAGGCCGCCAGGGCGCAGCAGCATGGGCGCGCCGCCGGTGAGGCCGACGATGGTCGATTCGACGCCGATGCGGCACGGGCCGCCGTCGATCACGAACGCGAGGGCGCTGCCCAGTTCTTCCACCACGTCGTCCGCGCTGGTCGGGCTGACGCGGCCGGAGCGGTTGGCGCTCGGCGCGGCGATCGGCGCGCCGAGGTGGGAGGCGAGATGGCGGACGACGGGCGAATCCGGCACCCGGATCGCAATCGTCGCGAGCCTGGCGAGCGCGCCGGGGGCCACTTTCGAATCCGCCCGGCGCGGCACCACCAGCGTGAGCGGACCGGGCCAGAACGCCTCGGCGAGGGCACGGGCGTCGGCATCGAAGACGCCGTGCGTCTCGGCCCCGGGGAGATCGGCCGCGTGGGCGATCAGCGGGTTGAACGTCGGCCGCCCCTTGGCGGCGTAAATCGCGGCGACGCCCGCGGCGTTGGTCGCGTCGGCGCCGAGGCCGTAGACCGTCTCGGTCGGCACGCCGACGAGGCCACCGGCGCGTAGCGCAGCGACCACCTCGTCGGTGAGCGCGGGGCTTTCGAGAAGCGCGTCGGCCGCGAGGCGGCGGGGGCGTCCGGTCATGCTCACCGGCCGAGGGCGGCCACGACGTCGTCGGCGACGCGCACCTCGCCGACCTTGAGGCCGCGGCGGTTCAACAGCGCATGGTGCGCCCAGCGGTCGAGGAAGGCGCGCTCCTCGTCGTCCTTGGCGACGAAGCGGTGGATCACGGCGGCCATCAGCGCCTCCGACGCGCGGGTGCCGCCGTCGTCGACCTTCAGCGTCACGCCGAGGCCGATCTCGGGGAAGCTCGCGCAGAACACGCCCTCGGCGCCGGTCTTCACGTAGGCGCGGGTGCCGAAGCGGCCCATCACTTCGGTGCAGAAGCGCCCCGTGCCGGCGACCATGAAGGGCGCGGCGGCGGCGGCCTCGCGCAGGCGCTTCGCGGCGGCGGCGCGCACCGGAGCGAGGCGCTCGCCGGTGCCGAGGCGGGCGAAGGCGCGGGCGAGGCGGTCGAGCGGGATCGCGAAGGTCGGGATCGAGCAGCCGTCGATGCCGCGCACATGCTCGTCGAGCTTGGTGTCGGTGAGGCCTTCGAGCGCCGCCGTCACCTCCCGCTGCACCGGATGGTCCGGCCCGACATAGCCGTGGTGATCGACGCCCATCTCGCAGGCGACGCAGAGGAAGCCGGCGTGCTTGCCGGAGCAATTGTTGTGGAGCGCGTTCGGCTCGGCCCCGGCGCGATTGAGGCGCGCCACGTCGTCCGCCCGCTCGGGCCAATGCACGCCGCATTCGAGGGCGTCGGTGTCGAGCCCGGCCTTGCGCAGCATCGCGTGGGCGGTGTCGCAATGGGCCTGCTCGCCGTTGTGGGACGCGCCGGCGATGGCGAGCTCCTCGACGGTGAGGCCGAGCTTGTCCGCGGCGCCGGATTCGACGAGCGGCAGCGCCTGGATGAGCTTCGCCGAGGAGCGCGGGAAGGTCGGGCGCTCGACGTCGCCGAAGGCGGCGACGCGGCGGCCGTCGGCGTCCGTGATCGCGAGAAGACCGGCGTGCGTGCTCTCGACCAGCGGACCGCGGGTGACTTCGACGAGGATCGGATCGGCCATGGCGTTCTCCTGCCCGCATCTCTCAACCGACGGGGCGCGTTCGCGCGAGCAATAGCCGATCCGTTCGCCGGGAATCCAGTCTGGCCGCGAACGGCGAAGGAAGCCGCCCCGTCAGACCGCGATGGCGGCGAGATAGGCTTCCGCGCCCGCGAGGTCGTCGGCAGCCCCGGCGAACCCGATATAGCCGTCGGGACGGACCAGCCAGAGCCCGTCGCCGCCGAGCGGGGGACGCGCGTGGGCGTCGACGAGGGCGGGGAAGCGGGCCGCGAGCGCCGTCGCCGCGGAGCCCGCGCCGAGCACGGTGAAGCGCGGGTCCGGACCGGCGCCGAAGGGAAGCCCGCCGGCGGCCTCCGGCGGACAGCGCTCGCCGGCCCGCGGCAGGTCGTGCCCGTGCGGCGCGTGGCGGCCTTCGACGGTGAGCGGGCTCTTCGGGTAGGCGATCTCGGTCTCGGACAAAGCCTCGGACATCTTGCGCTGCACCTGATGGAGGCCGAGCACGACCTTCGCCGCCAGATTCCGCACCGCCTGGGCGACCGGATTGCGCAGGGTGGCGAGGTCGGTCATCCGCGTCGCGTTGGCGAGCACCCTGTCGCCGACGGCGCTGCGCTCGGGGGAATAGGAGGCGAGCAGGTCCGCCTTCGCCGCGCCGCGGATGACGAGGGCGAGCTTCCAGGCGAGGTTGAACGCGTCCTGCATGCCGGTGTTCATGCCCTGGCCGCCGGCCGGGCTGTGGATGTGGGCGGCGTCGCCGGCGAGGAAGACGCGGCCGCGGCCATAATCCTTCACCTTGCGCTCGTTGATGTGGAAATAAGCGAGCCAGTAGGGGTCGTGGAGAACGAGGCCGCCGGGGCCGCGGGCATCGACCAAAGCCTGGATGTCGGCGAGGGCCGGTTCGCCGCTGCGGCCGGCACCGTCGGTCGGCCCGAGGTCGGCGATCACGCGGTAGCGGTTGCCGACGATCGGGAAGAAGGCGAGGACGCCCTCGGCGTGCCAATAGAGGTCGAGCTTGTCGGGCTTCAGGCCCTCCACCTTGAGATCGGCGAGCACCCAATCGCTCGGCTGGGTCGAGCCCTCGAACGGCAGGCCGAGGCCGTGGCGGACCGTCGAATGGGCGCCGTCGCAGCCGACGAGCCAGTCGGCGGTGACCTGTTCCAGCCGATCGTCGGGATGCTTCAGGGTGGCGGTGACGCCGTTCGGACCGTCTTCGAAGGCGACGAGTTCGACCTGCCGCTCGACCGCCCCGCCGAAGCCGGCGAGGGTCTCGCCGAGCACCCGCTCGGTCTCGTTCTGCGGGATCATCAGGGCGTAGGGGTAGGGGCTGTCGATGCCGTCGAGATCGATCTCGGCGATGAGCTCGCGTCCCTTCGAGATGCGGGTGCCGTGGCCGGGCTGACCCGCGGCGAGATAATCGGCGATCTTGCCGGTCCGTTCGAGGAGCTCGAGCGAGCGGCTCCAGAGCACGAGGGCCTTCGATTTGTCGGTCGGCGCCGGCGCCTTGTCGACGATGCGGACATTCACGCCGAAGCGCTTCAGTTCGGCCGCGAGCGTGAGCCCCACGGGGCCGGCCCCGGCCACCAGCACTTGGACTTTTTCGGTCATTGGCGTTTCCCCTTGCCGTATCCCTGCCGTTGCCCGGACGGCTTTTCGCCATTGCGCGGCGAAGCGGCGCATTTGGCAAGCGGGTACGGCGGGCACGGGGCGAATATGACGGCGCGGGCCGGCGCTTCCGCGACGCGGCCCGCGAGGCCCGCGAGCGCGCCGGGAGCACGAGCATTCCCGCCAAGCTGGAATTTTTCCGGAATGCGGGCCGGATTGGCGGTCGTTGCAGCATTTCATTCTACGTGAGACCTCTTCGGCGAGGCGATCTTTGCTTGATATCGCGCAGGCGAGCACGCAGATATGAGACCGAAGTTCGGGCGCCCTCCCGCGCTCCTCCGTCCGGCCGAGCCGGGCCTCCCGTCAGTCGGATCGACCAATCAGAAAAGCCCGCCCATGAGCAATTTCTATGAGGAGAAGGTCCTCAGCGTTCATCACTGGACCGACTCGCTGTTCTCCTTCACCGCGACCCGCGACCCGAGCTTCCGCTTCCTCAACGGCCAATTCACGATGATCGGCATCGAGGTGGAGGGGCGGCCGCTCCTGCGCGCCTATTCGATGGTGAGCTCGAGCTACGACGAAAATCTCGAATTCTTCTCGATCAAGGTCGCCAACGGCCCGCTCACCTCGCGGCTTCAGCACCTCAAGGTCGGCGACAAGCTGATCGTCGGCCGCAAGGCGACCGGCACGCTGGTGCTCGACAATCTGGTGCCCGGCAAGCACCTCTATCTGCTCGGCACCGGCACCGGGCTCGCCCCGTTCCTCTCGATCATCCGCGATCCAGAAACCTACGAGCGCTACGAGAAGGTGATCCTCGTCCACGGCTGCCGGACCGTCGCCGAGCTCGCCTACGGGGATCAGATCACCGAGGTCCTGCCGAACGACGAATATCTCGGCGAGGCGGTGCGGGAGAAGCTCATCTACTACCCGACCGTGACCCGCGAGGCGTTCCGCAACACCGGCCGCATCACCGATCTTATACAGTCGTATAAAATCTTCGAGGATATCGGCCTCCCGCCTCTGGACGTGGAGGCGGATCGCGTGATGTTGTGCGGCAGCCCGGCGATGATTCAGGAGACGCGCGCGCTGCTCGACGGCCGCGGGTTCTCGGAAGGCAGCCAGGCCGAGGCGGGCCATTTCGTGATCGAAAAGGCCTTCGTCGAGCGCTAGAACCCGTGGCGTTCGGATCGACAAGGGATCCGAACGATCAATCGGCTTCGAACGCATTGATCGGGCGCGCTTGCGGGGCGGATGGCGCCATCCTGCCCGGGCGCGCTCCAAGGCGCGGTCCGGAGGAGTAGGGCTTTCATGAAGATCCTGGTGCCCGTGAAGCGGGTGGTCGATTACAACGTGAAGATCCGGGTCAAGCCGGACGGATCGGGCGTCGAGCTCGCCAACGTCAAGATGTCGATGAACCCGTTCGACGAGATCGCCGTCGAAGAGGCGATCCGTCTGAAGGAAGCCGGCAAGGCGACCGAAGTCGTCGTGGTCTCGATCGGACCGGCCCAGGCCTCGGAGACGATCCGCACCGCGCTCGCGATGGGCGCCGACCGCGGCATCCTGGTGAAGGCCGAAGGCCGTGTCGAGCCGCTCGCCGTCGCCAAGATCCTCGCCAAGCTCGTCGAGAAGGAGGGGCCTGGCCTCGTCATCCTCGGCAAGCAGGCGATCGACGACGACGCCAACCAGACCGGCCAGATGCTCGCCGCGCTGACGCGCCGGCCGCAGGGCACCTTCGCCTCCAAGCTCGTCATCGGCGACGGTTCCGTCGAGGTGACGCGCGAGGTCGACGGCGGCCTCCAGACCGTTTCGCTCGCCCTGCCGGCGATCATCACGACGGACCTGCGCCTCAACGAGCCGCGTTATGCGTCGCTCCCCAACATCATGAAGGCGAAGAAGAAGCCGCTCGAGGAGATCGCCGCCGCCGATCTCGGCATCGACGTGACGCCGCGCCTCACGGTGCTCAAGACGGTCGAGCCCTCGGGCCGCAAGGCGGGCGTCAAGGTCGGCTCGGTCGCCGAGCTCGTCCAGAAGCTCAAGACGGAAGCGGGAGTGCTCTGAGATGACGACGCTGCTTCTCGCCGAACACGACAACGCCCACCTCAACGAAGCGACCCGCCGCGCCCTTTCGGCCGCGTCCGCGATCGGCGCCCCGGTTCACGTCCTCGTCGCCGGTGAGGGCGCCGGGGCCGTCGCCCAGGCCGCCGCCGGCCTCGCCGGGGTCGCCAAGGTCGTGCACGTCGATGCGCCGGCTTATGCCCACGCGCTCGCCGAGCCGCTCGCCGACCTCATCGTGTCGCTCGCCGGCGGCTACGACACGATCATCGCGGCTTCCACCTCGACGGGCAA includes:
- a CDS encoding ferredoxin--NADP reductase, yielding MSNFYEEKVLSVHHWTDSLFSFTATRDPSFRFLNGQFTMIGIEVEGRPLLRAYSMVSSSYDENLEFFSIKVANGPLTSRLQHLKVGDKLIVGRKATGTLVLDNLVPGKHLYLLGTGTGLAPFLSIIRDPETYERYEKVILVHGCRTVAELAYGDQITEVLPNDEYLGEAVREKLIYYPTVTREAFRNTGRITDLIQSYKIFEDIGLPPLDVEADRVMLCGSPAMIQETRALLDGRGFSEGSQAEAGHFVIEKAFVER
- a CDS encoding electron transfer flavoprotein subunit beta/FixA family protein, with amino-acid sequence MKILVPVKRVVDYNVKIRVKPDGSGVELANVKMSMNPFDEIAVEEAIRLKEAGKATEVVVVSIGPAQASETIRTALAMGADRGILVKAEGRVEPLAVAKILAKLVEKEGPGLVILGKQAIDDDANQTGQMLAALTRRPQGTFASKLVIGDGSVEVTREVDGGLQTVSLALPAIITTDLRLNEPRYASLPNIMKAKKKPLEEIAAADLGIDVTPRLTVLKTVEPSGRKAGVKVGSVAELVQKLKTEAGVL
- a CDS encoding pirin family protein; amino-acid sequence: MSVPFADEPIAEPTFAPREGSPVETVILGRSRDLGGFAVRRALPAPGRRMVGPFIFLDQMGPADFAPGEGLDVRPHPHIGLATVTYLFEGSISHRDSLGSVKTIEPGAVNWMSAGRGIAHSERTGGEARAHGQRLSGLQMWVALPKDHEDAAPFFASHEASDLPVLADRLHSVRVVVGAAYGVSSPVTSGWDTLYLDVALEPTARLPVDADAEERAIYIASGVIEIAGDRFEAGQLLILRPGDPITLTALTAARLVVVGGATMDGPRHIWWNFVASSKDRIEAAKADWKAGRFAAVPGENEFIPLPE
- a CDS encoding exodeoxyribonuclease VII small subunit, with product MSQPAAAPSVPDDIRALSFEAALSELEAIVDKLERGAVPLEQSIADYERGEALKKHCEALLRRAEMRVEKIQLGADGTPTGREPLDAE
- a CDS encoding FAD-dependent monooxygenase, which encodes MTEKVQVLVAGAGPVGLTLAAELKRFGVNVRIVDKAPAPTDKSKALVLWSRSLELLERTGKIADYLAAGQPGHGTRISKGRELIAEIDLDGIDSPYPYALMIPQNETERVLGETLAGFGGAVERQVELVAFEDGPNGVTATLKHPDDRLEQVTADWLVGCDGAHSTVRHGLGLPFEGSTQPSDWVLADLKVEGLKPDKLDLYWHAEGVLAFFPIVGNRYRVIADLGPTDGAGRSGEPALADIQALVDARGPGGLVLHDPYWLAYFHINERKVKDYGRGRVFLAGDAAHIHSPAGGQGMNTGMQDAFNLAWKLALVIRGAAKADLLASYSPERSAVGDRVLANATRMTDLATLRNPVAQAVRNLAAKVVLGLHQVQRKMSEALSETEIAYPKSPLTVEGRHAPHGHDLPRAGERCPPEAAGGLPFGAGPDPRFTVLGAGSAATALAARFPALVDAHARPPLGGDGLWLVRPDGYIGFAGAADDLAGAEAYLAAIAV
- a CDS encoding asparaginase, whose amino-acid sequence is MADPILVEVTRGPLVESTHAGLLAITDADGRRVAAFGDVERPTFPRSSAKLIQALPLVESGAADKLGLTVEELAIAGASHNGEQAHCDTAHAMLRKAGLDTDALECGVHWPERADDVARLNRAGAEPNALHNNCSGKHAGFLCVACEMGVDHHGYVGPDHPVQREVTAALEGLTDTKLDEHVRGIDGCSIPTFAIPLDRLARAFARLGTGERLAPVRAAAAKRLREAAAAAPFMVAGTGRFCTEVMGRFGTRAYVKTGAEGVFCASFPEIGLGVTLKVDDGGTRASEALMAAVIHRFVAKDDEERAFLDRWAHHALLNRRGLKVGEVRVADDVVAALGR
- a CDS encoding histone deacetylase family protein; this translates as MSTLLVHHPIFLQHATPEGHPECPDRIRAIDRALEEERFHGLEREAARSVDLAAILRVHPQDYVDQLREASPEEGLIFLDGDTAMGPKSLDAALYACGAATLAVDEVMTGKVKNAFCALRPPGHHAEARRAMGFCLFNNAAVAARHAQAVHGAERVAIVDFDVHHGNGTQDIFWSDPSVLYASTHQSPLFPGTGTAAEQGVGNIVNVPLHAGDDGLVFREAMESEVLPRVAAFHPDLLVISAGFDAHIRDPLGEMRLTEADFAWITERLMEIAARRCAGRVVSVLEGGYDLTALARSVATHVATLMTA